The DNA sequence GGGATACGGGCAGGGTTGAGCCCTTCAAATGATTCGAAAAACTCGAGGACCCAGTAGACCGAGTTGGCGATTAGCACGACACGCCAGAGGATACCGAGGATAAAAGGTGCAGGCCCAGCGAGGGATTTGGAACGGGAGAGTGTGATACCGATCGCACGAGGGAGTTGGAGGGCAAGGGGGACGATGGCGATGAGTGCCCATGTAGGGGCGGTAGCGGTCACGCCCGAGAAGAAAGTGACGCTGCAGTACGGCTGTTGTTCTTCCCTGCATATGGTGATCGTTCCAGCCAGACgggagaggatggtgaaagcgagagagaggaagatgattttgaGACGCATATCGGCTGTAGGGGCAGAAAGTGCTCGGATGATATAGATGATAGGGATGATAGAAATGAGATAGAGTACCACCCGGTCTTCCCACATGATGAATGAGTTGGAAGCGAATGATAACGCATgaacaataaggatgaGGGGGCCGATATGTCTGTTGATGGAGAATGAAGTCGGAAGGGCGAGAGcgagggagaaagaggattTGACGAATaagggaaggatgaggatcaCCTCGGAGATCAAGGCTGCGGCAACGATGAAGACTTTAATAGCCACGATCGGTCGGGCAGTGTACACTCCCGCTGCGGTCCCTGCGATACTCGCGAGGACACTGGATCCCATCGTAGCAGTCTCCAAAGCCAATCGCGCGTAAACGTCCCAGCTCGCGCCATTGTTACGCACACCGACGTAAAGCGCGATGAGGGTAAGCGCGCAAAGTCCGAGGATTAGAGAgccgatgacgatgagaggCATGGAGAATTGAGCCCAGAGTGATCGGAGGTGGGCGAGAGCGTCGAGGGAGAAGGCGCGGTGAGCGATGATGGAGGCCGGTAGGTTATCCTtttgggattgggattgggCAAGATTCCAAGCATTGTCCAAGTTTTCCTTGACTTCCTTATCTCCGTATGCTTCGACATATCTCCATATACCTTCTGCAGTCACCCTTTGCGCTACTTCCAAAGTTTCGAGATTCTTTGAAAAACACTCGGGGATGATGGATCCAAGGTTGTTATAAGGGATTGGAATGCCGAGCAGTAATGAGAGAGTAGGCACAATGTCAATCTGATTGACGTGCCTAAGAGGCGTGGTCGTTTGTGGGAAAGTGTAAGTAGGCAaagattggaagatggaagaggtgtCTTTGCCTTGGATGATCTCTGGGTTGATAAGCGCAGGGCCTTTGGAGTAAAGCCAAAGTGCCGAAGAGGTTTCCATGTCCGAGTCACCGCCGTGGTTACCCTTATCGTCCATCCCGTGGTCACCAAGAACGACAAGAAGAGTGTCGTCATCAATCAAATCGATAACCTTTTCCAGCACCTCGTTCATCTGAGTAAGTTTCTCGGCCATGGTATCCCTATGAGGCCCCACACGATGACCGACATGGTCTACTCCCAAGAAATGGCCGATAAGGACATCCCAGCGAGATTGgttggaaggatggaggtaAGGGATAAGGTTGGTGACGACGCCGTTATCGACAGTGTGCAGATCCTCAACGTTGAAGGAATCGTACGGATGGGACATATCGGGGTGGAAAgcggaagggaagaggttcATCCACGTGTCATCGCCCATAAACCCAACCGTCTTGTTCGCCGCCACAAGCTGAGAGACGAGCGAATCCTCTTCAATGGCGGTTGACGCAAAGTTTGAGCTAATATCAATGAATGTGGGCAACGACCCGGTGGTAATGCCTTTGATGCGTTGCATCGTGGATGTGGGGGGATCAGAGAAGGAATTaaagatgagagagtgTTCCGGTCGACTCTGCTTGAGCTCAGCAGGTAAGGAGAGGACTCCATGATGATAAGGTGAAGGCGGTTGAGGGTGATACGGGGAGATAAAATCGGTGCGGAGAGCGTCGATGACAATAATGACCGCTTTAGAGTGGGTAGCAGCTATCGGTGAAGGGTTGGATACGTTATACGCGGGAGATACATGGGGAATAGCCAACcgggaaaggagaaaccCTTGTGTGAAAACGTACAACCCAATGATGTGAAGAGAGGCAACGTAGAATAAGATGAGGGCAGCAAGGTTGAACCGCGAAAGGTTTCGTAGCCAAGAGCTCGATTTTTTTGTTGGCTTGGTTGGTTCGCCACCACGTTGGGGCTGTCGGGACACCTCGGACATGTTCTACCGTCCAGTCATAAATGTCAGATTGTGACTATCATAGCCAAATCGACGCGTACGTACGGGTGTCTATGTGCGTGATGACCGCAGAATGTGACAAAGTGGTTAGCAGATCAGAAAAGAGCTAATTTATGGGCAATCTATCGTGTACGCTGTCCCGATATTGCTTGGCCGCAGAAGAGGTAATGAGCTGTAGAATGATTGAATGAATGGGCAGTTTCCGTCAGCTCTGAGCGCTACGTAGTCCGCGAGGATGTTTCTGCATACCTGCTAGGCGGCTCTGAACTGCTGAGGTTTTGTGGTGGGTGGAGGggcgggggaggagggagcGAGAGAAAACTACTGAGCCGGAGGATATATTGTATTACGGAGATGAATATATGGATGCAGTCATGTACGTAGTCTTGTATCTGAAATTTCGTTGCGCCTGTACGAGCAAATGGAGTGATGGTGCCTGAGTGATCTCCCATCCgatcctctccctctcatttctcttccatcaaccGCCGCTTATCTTATCGTCCAGTACGTAAACACCCCCCGCCATGCCCCCGCCCCAGCAAGCGCCCCAAGAGggccagcagcagcagagcAAGATCACTGGCATAGTCAGATCAGTCGCCATGTTTTTCGCAGTCCAAATGGGTCAGTCCGCCTATGCCGCTGTCTCTGCCTCGCCCACTGATAACGCGCTGACATCTCGTCTATTTAGCTATGAAGTATGGCATGTCCTATGTATGTTTATCTCCCTGCTAGGTTATGTGCCATCGGCTAGGATGTATAGTGGCTTACCACGGATGACAGCTTGGCATCGGTCAACAAAACGCTCCTGCAAAACAACCCACAACTGGCAACACCGCGTCAGCGCCCACCGTCCCTCGTACCCAGTCCGCCGCCATGCCTCCCGCGCTACCCGCCTGGGAGCTAGGTACCCCTCTATCTATGGTGCTCTATACCAGTACTTCCGCCACTGGTCAAGATGTCGACCCTTTGCACCCTATTGTCCAATGGGACGGTCTCACCTACGGCGACTGGAACGATGAACGTGAAGCTGACCTTATTCTCGACGTTCCCGAAAGCGTTTTGCACAACGGTAGTTGGTGGTTGGACATTGTACTCGTCAAGGATGGCGGGCTCCCTCTTAACAAGCAGCCTGGTACCGTTTATAGTCAGAGGAAATGTGAGTTGTTTTAAGAAGAGAAAACCAGAGGTATTTTGAAGACTCTGCAAAAGCTCACCAGAACCAACAGTGTTGACGCGCTACTACCCCAAGAGGCGTAtcagaaaggaaaagaaacttATTGGAGGtaccgaggaggaagcagaaaagattgaggaagaaccAACAGAAGTCCCTCCTCAACAAATCGTCTCTCACTGGTCCAACAACCTTACTCTTAGCATCATCTCCAATGGCGGGCCCATGTCGCCCCAGCAACTCGCTCCCCCTACCGTCCCCGCTTATACTTTTGTGGACGGCGCGACGGAAGGCACCAAAGTCTATTACCCACCCATCTTTGCCAACGATTTCTGGCTTATGAAGGAAAGCTTCTACCCAATCAACGAGTCTACCAAGACTCTCCCCTTGCACGTCAATTACCACGCCCTCTCCAACATGAAACACCAAATTTACGCTTCCATGACCATGTCTTTCGAGCAAGCCGCCGCCCaaggcggaggcggagTCGAATTCGATGAGATCAAACGGACGCTTCTCGAGACGAACCCTTGGTTACTCATCACCACCGCGATCGTCACCTTGCTCCACACTGTATTCGAGTTTTTGGCATTCTCGAGCGATGTGTCTCactggaggaagaaggataaggatCTCGTTGGCGTGTCGCTCAACACGATTTTGACCAACTGTTTTGTACAGTTGGTGATCTTGTTGTATTTGCATGATAGTTCGGAAGAGACTAGCTTTATGATCTTGTTCGGTCAGGGCATGTGAGTCTCCCTTTCCTAATCCTCGTGCTCCTCTGCCTATCACTTTGTATTCAAATTCCAAGAATGATGGGCTGATGCTAGGTACTTTTACAGTGGCCTTTTGATCGAGGCTTGGAAGATCACCAAAGGTGATtatttctctcctttttttttcaacgCAAGTCTTTGTAATTGACGcctcttttttcatttATAGTCACCAACGTCCGTGTTCGCCCTGCACCCAACTCCTTCATCGGTTATTCTCTCCAGTTTGAAGGTACGTTCATACCCGCATCCGAAAATGAATGATTTTGAGCCTTACTGATTTGATCCTGCGTACCTTTCGTTGCCTTTATCTttgtcttcatctctctATATTCTTTCCTGTTCCCCAAATCAGATAAACGTCAGCTcacagaggatgagaaaaaGACTCAAGAATATGATGCTTTGGCGTTCAGGATTGTATCCTATTTCGCTATCCCCTTGTTGGGCGCTTATACTGTCTATTCTTGTAAGCATATCTGCCTTATCTCAAGCCCTTTGATCTTATAACCGTCACTAATGCGCCATTTCACTCCCAGTGCTTTACCAGTGAGTTCACACCCCGCACCAATCCATAATCttcaaggaaaaaaggaaaagagagatgattAACATGAGATTTTAAATTCTCTTTTCAATTAATAGGACTCACCGAGGATGGTACtcgttcatcatctctaCCCTTGCCCAAGCTATTTACATGTTTGGCTTCGTCCAGCTCATTCCTCAGTTGATTATCAACTATAAGCTCAAGAGCGTAGCTCACATGCCGTAcgttgttttttttttcttactttccttcttccttcctcctaTTTCCCACAATTCGTTCgttctttttccattttggTTTTACTGACCGAATACATGTTTTCAGGATGAAGGCCATGATGTACAAAACTTGTAAGTTGCTCACATGTCGGCAGTTATTGTGAAGTCAAAAGGTTTTGGGGAAACTAAATGTCTAACCTGATTTAGTGTCAACCGTGGTCGATGACTTTTTCGCGTTCTG is a window from the Cryptococcus deuterogattii R265 chromosome 10, complete sequence genome containing:
- a CDS encoding phosphatidylinositol glycan class O; the encoded protein is MSEVSRQPQRGGEPTKPTKKSSSWLRNLSRFNLAALILFYVASLHIIGLYVFTQGFLLSRLAIPHVSPAYNVSNPSPIAATHSKAVIIVIDALRTDFISPYHPQPPSPYHHGVLSLPAELKQSRPEHSLIFNSFSDPPTSTMQRIKGITTGSLPTFIDISSNFASTAIEEDSLVSQLVAANKTVGFMGDDTWMNLFPSAFHPDMSHPYDSFNVEDLHTVDNGVVTNLIPYLHPSNQSRWDVLIGHFLGVDHVGHRVGPHRDTMAEKLTQMNEVLEKVIDLIDDDTLLVVLGDHGMDDKGNHGGDSDMETSSALWLYSKGPALINPEIIQGKDTSSIFQSLPTYTFPQTTTPLRHVNQIDIVPTLSLLLGIPIPYNNLGSIIPECFSKNLETLEVAQRVTAEGIWRYVEAYGDKEVKENLDNAWNLAQSQSQKDNLPASIIAHRAFSLDALAHLRSLWAQFSMPLIVIGSLILGLCALTLIALYVGVRNNGASWDVYARLALETATMGSSVLASIAGTAAGVYTARPIVAIKVFIVAAALISEVILILPLFVKSSFSLALALPTSFSINRHIGPLILIVHALSFASNSFIMWEDRVVLYLISIIPIIYIIRALSAPTADMRLKIIFLSLAFTILSRLAGTITICREEQQPYCSVTFFSGVTATAPTWALIAIVPLALQLPRAIGITLSRSKSLAGPAPFILGILWRVVLIANSVYWVLEFFESFEGLNPARIPLVSFLKLWLARCSVGASLGAIPYVWFTSPLCISVERTADQATGKEEVTVFGFANAFGSTYILYTLAPFALVHLVSQPMAQFALTAFLVGLLVYLELVDTRRDAIILTTSFASLGNKDSNNASSPSGVASFDPADTAQTIVRPSFTDVVPLALSGFLTFFATGHQAVISSIQWKSAFVGFSTANYLFSPILVILNTWGGFFLSAIAVPLLAIWNISPRPRESMPTLAHALQVTLAFLVYHTVVAFASAITAAWLRRHLMVWKVFAPRFMMAGVTLLVVDVGLALGMFGVRVTAWKVKKTFGCESI
- a CDS encoding cleft lip and palate associated transmembrane protein; amino-acid sequence: MPPPQQAPQEGQQQQSKITGIVRSVAMFFAVQMAMKYGMSYLGIGQQNAPAKQPTTGNTASAPTVPRTQSAAMPPALPAWELGTPLSMVLYTSTSATGQDVDPLHPIVQWDGLTYGDWNDEREADLILDVPESVLHNGSWWLDIVLVKDGGLPLNKQPGTVYSQRKLLTRYYPKRRIRKEKKLIGGTEEEAEKIEEEPTEVPPQQIVSHWSNNLTLSIISNGGPMSPQQLAPPTVPAYTFVDGATEGTKVYYPPIFANDFWLMKESFYPINESTKTLPLHVNYHALSNMKHQIYASMTMSFEQAAAQGGGGVEFDEIKRTLLETNPWLLITTAIVTLLHTVFEFLAFSSDVSHWRKKDKDLVGVSLNTILTNCFVQLVILLYLHDSSEETSFMILFGQGIGLLIEAWKITKVTNVRVRPAPNSFIGYSLQFEDKRQLTEDEKKTQEYDALAFRIVSYFAIPLLGAYTVYSLLYQTHRGWYSFIISTLAQAIYMFGFVQLIPQLIINYKLKSVAHMPMKAMMYKTLSTVVDDFFAFCIRMPWLHRLACFRDDVVFLVLLYQRWIYRVDYSRVNEYGQVNEGMVEDVGTAEGAKKETKKTK